One stretch of Cohnella algarum DNA includes these proteins:
- a CDS encoding ABC transporter ATP-binding protein produces the protein MAIIEVENLTKHFEINKRQTGFINHVKSLFRRERVIKEAVKNISFSIEPGEIVGYIGTNGAGKSTTIKMLSGVLTPTSGTVKVDGLIPYKQRQENARQIGVVFGQRSRVIWDLPMSDSFKLYQKMYGIEETRFRRNVEMYTRLLDMEEFIDRPVRQLSLGEKMRANIAAALLHDPKVVYLDEPTIGLDVVAKSKIRDYIAEINRNDGVTVMLTTHDMSDIEKICSRIIFIHQGELFFDGSVARFKDTFGYTYTIAVGCAEPLRLDFPGLRLVSALDGVQTIEGDKRMLPASEAVALLSAQGKTITSLRLEEDTIESILMNILEK, from the coding sequence ATGGCCATTATCGAAGTCGAAAATCTGACAAAGCATTTCGAAATCAACAAAAGGCAGACCGGCTTCATTAACCACGTCAAATCGTTGTTCCGCCGGGAGCGCGTCATCAAGGAAGCGGTCAAAAACATCAGCTTCTCGATCGAGCCCGGGGAAATCGTCGGCTATATCGGAACGAACGGCGCCGGCAAGTCGACGACGATCAAAATGTTGTCCGGCGTGCTGACGCCTACGTCGGGAACGGTCAAGGTCGACGGCCTGATCCCCTACAAGCAGCGGCAGGAAAACGCCAGGCAGATCGGCGTCGTGTTCGGCCAGCGGTCGCGCGTCATTTGGGATTTGCCGATGTCGGACAGCTTCAAGCTTTATCAGAAGATGTACGGCATCGAAGAAACGCGATTCCGCCGCAACGTGGAGATGTATACCCGATTGCTGGACATGGAAGAGTTTATCGACCGGCCGGTCAGGCAATTGAGCCTGGGCGAAAAGATGAGGGCCAATATTGCGGCCGCGCTTCTTCACGATCCGAAGGTCGTGTATTTGGACGAGCCGACGATCGGCCTTGACGTCGTGGCCAAGAGCAAAATCCGGGACTACATCGCCGAAATCAACCGAAACGACGGCGTGACCGTCATGCTGACGACCCATGACATGTCGGATATCGAGAAAATATGCAGCCGGATCATTTTCATTCATCAAGGAGAGCTGTTTTTCGACGGCTCCGTCGCCAGATTCAAGGATACGTTCGGTTATACCTATACGATCGCCGTCGGCTGCGCCGAACCGTTACGGCTGGATTTCCCGGGGCTTCGGCTGGTATCCGCCCTCGACGGAGTCCAGACGATCGAAGGAGACAAGCGGATGCTGCCGGCCAGCGAAGCCGTCGCGTTATTGTCGGCCCAGGGGAAAACGATTACGTCGTTGCGTCTGGAAGAGGATACGATCGAAAGCATTTTGATGAACATTCTCGAAAAGTAG
- a CDS encoding radical SAM protein produces the protein MRHIHWVQIEPTKACNLKCTYCARTLVYGDSVDHMDKPLMERIVFELGKLPELRQVLIQGFGEPFLYPHLLDMVSLLKSGMPHLSVQLVTNGMVMNRRVPNLLPMTDVLYVSVDSLKPEYWKTVRIGGSLDRIAENIRAFKDINPRLNVVLNAVVSGRTIEELEPLCMFAARSGCSGIQFIPLYPMEGVDGNLTARQREGLGHEVKLLRLKYGRLDIYAPFDIAQQHRCPWVNNGLYVLMDGKVTPCCVMSSDDDIVYGDLSEQPLEEILSSEARAAFGNDYKKHPTCEECMSVSFSKIWNYENPLPLIRKVD, from the coding sequence ATGCGGCACATTCATTGGGTTCAAATCGAGCCTACCAAGGCGTGCAACCTGAAATGCACGTACTGCGCCCGAACGCTCGTTTACGGCGACAGCGTCGACCATATGGACAAGCCGCTTATGGAGAGGATCGTGTTCGAGCTCGGGAAGCTGCCCGAGCTTCGGCAAGTTCTCATCCAGGGATTCGGAGAACCGTTCCTGTATCCGCATTTGCTGGACATGGTTTCGTTGTTGAAGAGCGGCATGCCGCATTTATCGGTGCAGCTCGTGACGAACGGGATGGTGATGAATCGGCGGGTCCCGAACCTATTGCCGATGACGGACGTGTTGTACGTTAGCGTGGACAGCCTGAAGCCGGAATATTGGAAAACCGTTCGCATCGGCGGGAGCCTGGACAGGATCGCGGAAAACATCCGGGCTTTCAAGGACATCAATCCGCGGCTGAACGTGGTTCTGAACGCCGTCGTTTCCGGACGGACGATCGAGGAATTGGAGCCGCTGTGCATGTTCGCGGCCCGATCGGGATGCAGCGGGATTCAGTTCATTCCGCTCTATCCGATGGAAGGGGTGGACGGGAACTTAACCGCCCGGCAGCGCGAGGGTTTAGGCCATGAGGTCAAGCTGCTGCGACTGAAATACGGACGGCTCGATATTTACGCTCCTTTCGATATCGCGCAGCAGCACCGGTGCCCTTGGGTAAACAACGGCTTGTACGTCCTGATGGACGGCAAGGTGACTCCCTGCTGCGTCATGTCGTCGGACGACGACATCGTCTACGGCGATTTAAGCGAGCAGCCGCTGGAGGAAATCCTGTCCTCGGAAGCCAGAGCCGCGTTCGGCAACGATTACAAAAAGCATCCGACATGCGAAGAGTGCATGTCGGTCTCGTTCTCGAAAATCTGGAACTACGAAAACCCGCTGCCGCTTATCCGAAAGGTCGATTGA
- a CDS encoding acyl carrier protein: MFVKEDIMGMLTGILDDSVAGGRLDPEDDLISMGLDSVKIINMIVLLEEKYGIEIKDEDLLFENFETVRKITELLERYLN, translated from the coding sequence ATGTTCGTGAAAGAGGATATTATGGGCATGTTGACCGGCATTTTGGACGATTCGGTTGCCGGCGGACGACTGGATCCGGAAGACGACCTGATCTCGATGGGATTGGACTCCGTCAAAATCATCAATATGATCGTTCTGCTGGAAGAAAAATACGGGATCGAAATAAAAGACGAGGATTTATTGTTCGAGAATTTCGAGACCGTTCGTAAAATTACGGAGCTGCTGGAACGCTATCTTAATTAG
- a CDS encoding thiamine pyrophosphate-binding protein — translation MMKAASVVRTTNSDIMAKTLEELGIGTIFGVSGGRILPLFQAINRRNGLRLIAARNEQGAAYMADGYARITRNCGCCISTSGPGASNLLTGIAGAYYDSIPLIVITGQAASDELGKGGIQEGSGVNRSPDIMGIYRNVCKTSYRLKKGDDAESAIREAYRIATSGRPGPVHLDVPTDYFLLECEDSGNAGIEMDVLDEPISDVPVAGDAIRRLIALLQEAKRPLLMAGQGVYAAGPTAVERLRQVQEACGIPVCTSLGGRGIVDETHPLSLGMIGCYGQDVANQYLLERSDLIVGLGISLQYLTTLGWNEEIAKKLIHVDIDRRELGRNLTPRLFIHGSLTDVLQAMPEARSRFAFEDPTGFIREQKSLHGYYPTYRVLESRNDPNYLHPAKAYSLLTEYLDNDDAVILDSGENAYWGMLSLKIRHPNRLFLNYGWGAMGYSLGAAVGIASVLKGSGKAYSVCGDGGFMMNLQEISCAVQYGLPCVWIVFNNKGYGTQMHWQRDIFNEEYVGTDMPDIDFVQLTNAMKIPAAKAVSETEFVEALLRAKRTDGPYLVELLVDPQAKPPQSLGSKLVK, via the coding sequence ATGATGAAAGCGGCTTCGGTCGTCAGGACGACCAACTCGGACATTATGGCGAAGACGTTGGAGGAGCTGGGGATCGGAACCATTTTCGGGGTGTCCGGAGGGCGCATACTGCCTTTGTTCCAGGCGATCAACCGAAGAAACGGGCTAAGGCTGATCGCCGCCCGAAACGAGCAGGGAGCGGCCTATATGGCGGACGGATACGCCCGAATCACGCGAAACTGCGGGTGCTGCATCAGCACGTCGGGACCGGGGGCCAGCAATTTGCTGACCGGAATCGCGGGAGCGTACTACGATTCGATCCCGCTGATCGTCATTACCGGACAAGCGGCTTCGGACGAACTCGGGAAAGGCGGCATCCAGGAAGGCTCCGGCGTCAACCGGTCGCCGGATATTATGGGGATTTACCGGAACGTGTGCAAGACGAGCTATCGTCTGAAAAAAGGGGACGATGCGGAAAGCGCGATCCGGGAAGCGTACCGGATCGCGACCAGCGGCCGACCGGGGCCCGTTCATTTGGACGTTCCGACGGATTATTTTTTGCTCGAGTGCGAAGATTCCGGCAACGCCGGCATCGAAATGGACGTCCTGGACGAACCGATTTCGGACGTGCCCGTCGCAGGCGACGCCATCCGGAGGCTGATCGCCCTTCTTCAAGAGGCCAAGCGCCCGCTGCTGATGGCCGGGCAGGGGGTATACGCCGCCGGACCGACGGCGGTCGAACGGCTGCGGCAGGTGCAGGAAGCCTGCGGTATTCCGGTATGCACCAGCCTGGGGGGAAGGGGCATCGTAGACGAAACCCATCCGCTGTCGCTGGGCATGATCGGGTGCTACGGGCAGGATGTCGCGAATCAATATTTGCTCGAGCGGTCCGATCTGATCGTCGGCCTCGGCATTTCGCTGCAATATTTGACGACGCTGGGCTGGAACGAAGAAATCGCCAAAAAATTGATCCATGTCGATATCGACCGCAGGGAATTGGGGCGAAATTTGACGCCGCGGCTGTTCATTCACGGTTCTCTGACCGACGTGCTGCAGGCGATGCCGGAAGCCCGGAGCCGATTCGCTTTCGAGGATCCGACCGGGTTCATCCGGGAGCAAAAAAGCCTGCACGGCTATTATCCGACTTACCGGGTGCTGGAAAGCCGCAACGATCCGAACTACCTGCATCCGGCAAAGGCGTATTCGCTGCTGACGGAATATTTGGACAACGACGACGCGGTCATCCTGGACTCGGGCGAAAACGCCTACTGGGGAATGCTTTCGCTGAAGATCCGGCACCCGAACCGGTTGTTCCTGAACTACGGATGGGGCGCGATGGGCTACTCCCTCGGCGCGGCGGTCGGCATCGCGTCGGTGCTCAAAGGCAGCGGGAAAGCTTACTCGGTATGCGGCGACGGCGGGTTCATGATGAACCTGCAGGAGATCAGTTGCGCGGTGCAGTACGGCCTTCCGTGCGTCTGGATCGTGTTTAACAATAAAGGATACGGGACCCAGATGCATTGGCAGCGGGACATCTTCAATGAAGAATACGTCGGGACCGACATGCCCGATATCGACTTCGTGCAGCTGACGAACGCCATGAAGATCCCGGCCGCAAAAGCCGTTTCGGAGACGGAATTCGTCGAGGCGCTTCTCCGGGCAAAGCGAACCGACGGTCCTTATCTCGTCGAATTGCTTGTCGATCCGCAGGCGAAGCCGCCTCAATCGCTCGGATCGAAGCTGGTCAAATAG